A single Leptospira barantonii DNA region contains:
- the nadD gene encoding nicotinate (nicotinamide) nucleotide adenylyltransferase, producing the protein MSEESSILTGIFGGSFDPPHEGHSGILKSFFKEVPDCKEVFLIPNRQNPLKGEKLSPSPDIFEMLNLFASELDAPIRILDLELKRNGPSFTIQTVKELKNLYSDREFVLLIGEDNYANFHEWNDWEGILNEVRNVFVFRRFSEIIPINPRLLARTEFRFLKNPLIPVSSTDLRNSFSEIDSGSDASEYPVSQFQNRISKSILDYIQKNGLYRK; encoded by the coding sequence TTGTCCGAGGAATCTTCGATTCTTACCGGAATTTTCGGCGGAAGTTTCGATCCTCCGCACGAAGGACATTCAGGAATTCTAAAGTCTTTTTTTAAGGAAGTTCCGGATTGTAAGGAAGTGTTCCTGATTCCGAACCGACAAAATCCCCTCAAGGGCGAAAAACTTTCGCCCTCACCCGATATATTCGAAATGTTGAATCTATTTGCGTCCGAGCTCGATGCTCCGATTCGAATTTTGGACTTGGAACTGAAACGAAATGGCCCGAGTTTCACGATCCAAACCGTCAAAGAACTGAAAAATCTATATTCCGATCGCGAATTCGTTCTTCTGATCGGCGAAGACAATTATGCGAACTTTCACGAATGGAACGATTGGGAAGGAATTTTAAACGAGGTTCGGAACGTTTTTGTCTTTCGAAGATTTTCGGAAATCATTCCAATCAATCCGCGTCTTTTAGCGCGGACCGAGTTTCGTTTTTTAAAGAATCCTTTGATTCCTGTAAGTTCTACGGATCTGAGAAATTCTTTTTCGGAAATCGATTCCGGTTCGGATGCAAGTGAATATCCCGTTTCGCAATTCCAAAATCGAATTTCAAAATCAATCTTGGATTACATTCAAAAGAATGGATTGTATCGAAAGTAA
- a CDS encoding glutamate-5-semialdehyde dehydrogenase: MKEIEYVEDLCSRAKKASRTLKSVSSAKKNKVLSELADLLEKRKADILSANEADLKNGKEKNLSSALMDRLLLNDKRISAMADALREIVSLPDPVGEVTRGLTLPNGLELVTRRVPLGVVMVIYESRPNVTIDVGALSFKSGNSCILRGGSEAFHSNAILVKLFHEILMKEGIDTGAVTFVDKTDRSFMLPFFQQTASIDIVVPRGGEGLIQFVSEHSKIPVVKHDKGVCNLYIDEDADPEKVIPIVINSKVQRPGVCNATENLILHNGYPFRKELLEALAKEGVELLLDPPSLALYPKGKPVKEEDYKEEFLDLRLSVKTVSTLEEALSFIEKTSSGHTEAIVTEDLSTSKIFTNSLDSAALFVNCSTRFHDGGEFGLGAEVGISTGKLHVRGPMGLVHLTTTTTYVTGNGQIRG, translated from the coding sequence AAAGAAATCGAATACGTTGAAGATCTCTGTTCTCGAGCCAAAAAAGCGTCCCGAACTCTTAAGTCCGTTTCCTCCGCAAAAAAGAACAAGGTTCTTTCGGAACTCGCGGATCTATTGGAAAAACGCAAAGCGGATATTCTTTCCGCGAACGAAGCGGATCTGAAAAACGGTAAGGAAAAAAATCTTTCCTCCGCTTTGATGGATCGTCTTTTGTTAAACGACAAACGAATCTCTGCGATGGCCGACGCTTTACGCGAAATCGTTTCCCTTCCCGATCCGGTCGGAGAGGTTACGAGAGGTTTGACTCTTCCGAACGGTCTTGAACTCGTTACAAGAAGGGTTCCTCTCGGTGTTGTGATGGTGATATACGAATCTCGTCCGAACGTTACGATCGACGTGGGCGCACTTTCCTTCAAATCGGGAAACTCTTGTATTCTTCGGGGCGGAAGCGAAGCGTTTCATTCCAACGCGATTCTCGTAAAACTATTTCATGAAATTCTAATGAAAGAAGGAATCGACACGGGTGCGGTCACCTTCGTCGATAAAACGGATCGTTCGTTTATGCTTCCGTTCTTTCAACAGACCGCTTCGATCGATATCGTCGTTCCGAGAGGCGGCGAAGGTTTGATCCAGTTCGTCTCCGAACATTCTAAAATCCCGGTCGTCAAACACGACAAAGGTGTTTGTAATCTTTATATCGACGAAGACGCCGATCCCGAGAAGGTGATTCCGATCGTAATCAATTCTAAGGTACAAAGACCCGGAGTTTGCAACGCTACGGAGAATTTGATTCTTCACAACGGTTATCCGTTTCGCAAGGAATTGCTCGAAGCGCTCGCTAAAGAAGGCGTGGAACTTTTACTCGACCCTCCTTCTCTCGCTCTTTATCCGAAAGGCAAACCCGTTAAAGAAGAAGATTATAAGGAAGAATTTTTAGATCTTCGTCTTTCGGTGAAAACGGTTTCCACTTTGGAAGAGGCTTTGTCCTTTATCGAAAAAACTTCCTCGGGGCATACCGAAGCGATCGTTACGGAAGATTTAAGCACGTCGAAAATCTTTACGAACTCATTGGATTCGGCGGCATTGTTCGTAAATTGTTCCACACGTTTTCATGACGGGGGAGAATTCGGTTTAGGCGCCGAAGTCGGTATTTCAACGGGAAAACTTCACGTGCGTGGTCCGATGGGTTTGGTTCATCTTACGACCACGACCACTTACGTTACCGGGAACGGACAGATCCGGGGTTGA